Proteins encoded together in one Quercus lobata isolate SW786 chromosome 3, ValleyOak3.0 Primary Assembly, whole genome shotgun sequence window:
- the LOC115978841 gene encoding protein kish-like: MSALFNFHSFLTVVLLGICACTYLKMQFPAILEQRTGFRGFFWKAARIGERLSPWVAFGCFSMGVSIIFF, from the exons ATG TCAGCACTCTTCAACTTCCATTCATTTTTAACGGTTGTGCTGTTGGGAATTTGTGCCTGCACTTACTTGAAGATGCAATTTCCAGCAATCCTTGAACAGCGAACGGG GTTTCGTGGTTTCTTTTGGAAGGCAGCCAGAATAG GTGAGCGCTTGAGCCCGTGGGTGGCTTTTGGATGCTTCTCAATGGGTGtgtcaataatatttttctGA